The window CCAGCAAGTCCAATAATATTCCATCCGTCGATAAATACTTTCATAAGTTTATTGAATTTCAACATGTGGGTTTAGTAATTAATAAAAATAACATGAAAGAAAAAGATTGGAATAAATATATTGAACCTTATTTAGCAGATTTAAAAATCACAGATAAAAATAACTTACTCGATTTAGATATTTTGAGAATTGCTTATCAAAGTACAGTTTTACCTTTAGTCTCTTTAGCTATTAATCAAGGGTTTACTGGAGATTGGTTATATTAATGCGTTAGTTCTCAGAAAAGGACATCGCCTAAATCCCATTTTATTTGGTGGTGGGCATCATATCTGGCGATCGCTCTTAATAATCCTGAGTCGGAGCGCTTGCGTTGGGAACAAACCAGGATGAGAAGATTTTGGCTGTATGTAGAGACTTCGCTCGTAAGGTTGTCAAGACTATCTTCATCACAAAACTTAACCATTTTAGATGTCATTCCACACGTCAAGCACCATACCATACCATACCCTATAAAAAACGCTGATTTTATGAATTCCCCCCCTATAGCACTAATTCACCCACTACCAAAATCCTCAACTCCGTCACCCGCCTCAAAGCCACATCATTGGTCAAAAAGGCATCACAGCCGGACGTTAAAGCCGCCGCAACCTGCAAGGCATCGGGTAACTGAAGGTTATAATGCACCCGAATTCTTGCAGCTTCTCGCGCAATAGCAGCATCAATCTCCACAAAAACCACTTCATCCTGCTGTAACACATCGACAAAAGCCCGCTCTAAATCCACTAATCCCAGACGTATAGCACCCACCAAACACTCTGATAACGTTATTGGCGATGCTACTGCGGTAATATCAACTTCCAACCGCTCAAAAATTGGATCGACGAAATCTACAAACTGTGGATTTCGTTCCACAAAATAAATTACAGGTGCTGTATCGAGAAATAAACGAGAAACTCCTGCTAATGCGTCACTAATTCTCATTACTCTCCTCGCAACAACCCTTCTCGATGCTCGTCACCTTCCCTTCGAGTCCGCGAAACCCATTCCTGAGCATCCTCACCTAATAGCGGATAGGGTGCCATCCCCTTCAAATCGCTCCACTTTCGTTGTGGCTGCAATTGAGTGACGTGCTTCTTCACCCGATCGACTAAATGCCCCATCACCGTCAATTGCTCTTCTGGAGTCAGTTGCTCAATCTCGATTAAAATTTTTTGAAGTGATGGACTCATCAACTTAACCCTCATCAACTGCTGTAGCTCAACCTCCTGTAGATTTTAGCGTCTTCACCCGATTCCAGCGCTTGAGTTGTAAAACTTCACACCAAATCTTCCAACAGCGCCGTAATTTTTCCCTGCGCCTTGGTTCTGTTATCGTCATAAATCATCAAAGTATTCAAACTCGCATGGCGGCTCAACTTTTGCACGCTACGCACATCCCCATCACTCGCATCGAGTGCCGCCGTTACCGACGAATGCCTGATTCTATGGGGACTAATAGTTTTAGAAATCCCAGCATT is drawn from Calothrix sp. PCC 6303 and contains these coding sequences:
- a CDS encoding type II toxin-antitoxin system VapC family toxin, translated to MRISDALAGVSRLFLDTAPVIYFVERNPQFVDFVDPIFERLEVDITAVASPITLSECLVGAIRLGLVDLERAFVDVLQQDEVVFVEIDAAIAREAARIRVHYNLQLPDALQVAAALTSGCDAFLTNDVALRRVTELRILVVGELVL